From Cecembia calidifontis, one genomic window encodes:
- a CDS encoding c-type cytochrome, with protein sequence MCTKKSILKSFIFLITLGLFFSCGKKEEEKTLIHPKIAKLKLPEGFVAEHIYSPGENDQGSWVGMTFDDMGRMIATDQFGAIYRVEIPPIGAEDLNPKVEKLQIGTDETKLGMGFAQGILYAFNSLYVTVNHNPNDVFDKGTGLYRLQDTNGDDQYDKITLLKALEGEPGEHGPHSMIVSPDKQSIYLVAGNHVDVPEMNAYRLPKVWDEDNIFPVIKDPRGHANNRMAPGGWIAKIDPEGKNWEMISAGFRNAYDIAFNEDGDLFTYDSDMEWDFGMPWYRPTRICHVTSGSEFGWRTGNQKWSPEYPDNLPAILNIGQGSPTNVMFGTGSNFPEKYRKALFAFDWSFGIIYAVFLEPSGATYSATAEEFISGSPLPLTDGAIGPDGAMYFMTGGRRLQSDVYRVYYAGKVEDVGIKKTNSTLPEAHQTRRMLETFHSGGPKAGAVETAWPYLKDEDRFIQYAARIVIEHQPVIEWQEKALNEKDPKTLIQSMIALIRHGDKKLQNRILDALMAIDLGQLSKTDQINLLRAVELSLYRQGMPSNELKGKLAAMLNPKFPSGNNELDRSLSKILVYIEAPDAIEKIVAQLRVAKDDPDYQKTFTSSSDLILRNPQYGLDIADMLANVPPAQQSYYATVLGGAKAGWTPELREAYFKWIHDAFQYKGGRSYVGFIDRARKMALSKVDPVDFDYYNELSGASLLTGSGNDLVVSAIQPQGPGRNWKVDEALALMDDLKGRDLVKGKAMYAATLCQSCHSMQGEGGAVGPDLTQLGTRFSPKDILESIINPNAVISDQYASTIFYLKDGSSVLGKLTNEDREKYYISQNPFDSQNLREIPKIQVTSKKLSEISIMMPGLINRLNEEELKDLMAYLISGGNPNHEVYQQ encoded by the coding sequence ATGTGCACAAAAAAATCAATTTTGAAATCCTTCATCTTCCTGATCACCTTAGGCTTGTTTTTTTCCTGTGGTAAAAAGGAGGAAGAAAAAACTTTAATCCATCCAAAAATAGCCAAACTGAAACTCCCTGAGGGTTTTGTGGCCGAGCACATCTACAGCCCAGGGGAAAATGATCAGGGTTCCTGGGTGGGAATGACATTCGATGACATGGGGAGGATGATTGCCACAGACCAATTTGGGGCAATTTACAGGGTTGAGATACCTCCTATCGGTGCTGAAGACCTGAATCCCAAAGTGGAAAAATTGCAAATAGGAACTGATGAAACCAAGTTGGGGATGGGCTTTGCACAAGGGATATTGTATGCATTCAACAGCCTGTATGTGACGGTCAATCATAATCCAAACGATGTTTTTGACAAAGGGACCGGACTCTACCGCTTACAGGACACCAATGGTGATGACCAATACGATAAAATCACCCTACTTAAAGCCCTTGAGGGTGAACCCGGAGAACATGGTCCCCACAGTATGATTGTATCCCCTGATAAGCAATCCATTTATCTGGTAGCAGGGAATCATGTGGATGTCCCGGAAATGAATGCTTACCGTTTGCCCAAGGTTTGGGATGAAGACAATATTTTCCCTGTCATCAAAGATCCAAGGGGGCATGCCAACAACCGCATGGCACCGGGAGGTTGGATAGCCAAGATCGATCCCGAGGGGAAAAATTGGGAAATGATCAGCGCCGGCTTTAGAAATGCGTATGATATCGCCTTCAATGAAGATGGGGATCTTTTTACCTATGATTCGGACATGGAATGGGATTTTGGAATGCCTTGGTACAGGCCTACCCGTATTTGCCATGTCACGAGTGGAAGCGAATTTGGTTGGAGAACAGGAAATCAAAAATGGTCACCTGAATATCCGGATAATTTGCCCGCTATATTAAATATTGGTCAGGGTTCCCCGACCAATGTAATGTTCGGTACTGGGTCTAATTTCCCTGAAAAATACCGAAAAGCCTTATTTGCCTTTGATTGGAGTTTCGGTATCATCTATGCTGTTTTCCTGGAACCCTCCGGCGCGACCTATTCCGCAACGGCAGAAGAATTTATTTCAGGTTCCCCCCTTCCACTGACTGACGGCGCCATAGGTCCTGATGGGGCAATGTATTTTATGACAGGGGGAAGAAGACTACAATCGGATGTTTACAGGGTATATTATGCCGGAAAAGTGGAAGATGTAGGCATAAAAAAAACCAATTCTACCCTACCGGAAGCACATCAAACAAGAAGGATGCTGGAAACCTTTCATAGTGGTGGACCAAAAGCAGGTGCAGTAGAAACTGCTTGGCCCTACCTCAAAGATGAGGATAGGTTCATCCAATATGCGGCGCGCATTGTCATAGAACACCAACCGGTCATTGAATGGCAGGAGAAGGCATTGAATGAAAAAGATCCGAAAACTTTGATCCAATCCATGATTGCCCTAATCCGACACGGTGACAAAAAACTTCAAAACAGGATCCTTGACGCCCTAATGGCTATAGATTTAGGTCAATTATCCAAAACAGATCAAATCAATCTTCTCAGGGCAGTGGAATTGAGCCTGTACCGACAGGGCATGCCTTCGAATGAATTGAAAGGAAAATTGGCCGCAATGCTGAATCCAAAATTCCCCTCAGGAAACAATGAACTGGACAGGTCGCTGAGCAAAATTCTAGTATATATTGAGGCACCTGATGCAATAGAGAAAATCGTGGCCCAACTCAGGGTAGCCAAAGATGATCCGGATTACCAAAAGACCTTCACCTCTTCCTCAGACCTAATCCTTAGAAACCCACAATACGGCCTTGACATTGCAGATATGTTGGCCAATGTACCACCTGCCCAGCAATCTTACTACGCGACTGTTTTGGGGGGTGCCAAAGCAGGTTGGACACCTGAATTGAGAGAAGCTTATTTCAAATGGATCCATGATGCTTTCCAATACAAAGGTGGCCGAAGTTATGTGGGCTTTATTGATCGGGCGAGGAAAATGGCTTTGAGCAAAGTCGATCCCGTGGACTTCGATTATTACAATGAATTGTCAGGAGCTTCTTTGCTTACGGGAAGCGGAAATGACCTGGTGGTTTCAGCGATTCAGCCACAGGGCCCTGGCAGAAACTGGAAAGTGGATGAAGCTTTGGCATTAATGGATGATTTAAAAGGAAGGGATTTGGTAAAGGGCAAAGCCATGTATGCCGCCACACTTTGTCAATCCTGCCATAGCATGCAGGGGGAAGGCGGAGCAGTCGGTCCTGACCTGACCCAATTGGGCACCCGGTTTTCCCCAAAAGATATTCTGGAATCCATTATCAATCCCAATGCGGTAATCAGTGACCAATATGCCTCAACCATTTTCTACCTTAAAGATGGCAGCTCTGTTCTGGGCAAACTGACCAATGAGGATAGGGAGAAATACTACATCTCACAAAAT
- a CDS encoding DUF1501 domain-containing protein — protein sequence MNELLKRRDFLKKTSAAAMATMAMGSPISGLLSSCQSNNPIPSSADSVILLFMAGGMAHTETFDPKKHTAFRKGMHSSEVLSTFPAVPTVLDGIYFSEGLESIGKIMDRGTLIRSYVAADLGHILHTRHQYHWHTCYEPPQSVVVPHIGSWIAKTLGPLNPVIPPFINIGQRFTVGEGEELKAFHSAGFLGSEFGPFLIPDPSSGLESVRPPVGMSLQRFEARNQLYENLIKESPMGEFGSDYQRESLKRSMEQAYILLNSPEAQAFDLSQEPRESYDIYNTGKFGLGCLLAKRLVNQGARFVSVTTEYEPFFGWDTHDNGHTRLKDMKKLIDAPIAQLIKDLDETGRLERTLVIVASEFSRDMLTEGRPDLKVQDQVEVPEIIEDMKNYGMHRHFTDGCSILMFGGGIKRGHVYGKTADERPCKTIEKPIKIDSIHQTIYHALGIPADTHFMIEKRPFYTTPDGHGKVEFDLLKT from the coding sequence ATGAATGAACTTTTGAAGAGGAGAGATTTTTTAAAGAAAACCAGCGCAGCGGCGATGGCAACCATGGCTATGGGATCTCCTATTTCAGGTTTACTTTCATCCTGTCAATCCAATAATCCAATCCCTTCTTCTGCTGACAGCGTCATTCTGCTATTCATGGCTGGTGGAATGGCACACACGGAAACCTTTGATCCGAAAAAACATACTGCCTTTCGAAAAGGGATGCATTCCAGTGAAGTCCTCAGTACATTCCCCGCTGTTCCCACCGTGCTGGACGGTATTTATTTTTCAGAAGGATTGGAATCCATTGGGAAAATTATGGACCGTGGCACTTTGATACGGTCTTATGTAGCGGCAGATTTGGGACATATTTTGCATACCAGACACCAATACCATTGGCACACCTGCTATGAACCGCCCCAATCCGTGGTAGTTCCGCATATCGGTTCATGGATCGCCAAAACATTGGGCCCCTTGAACCCCGTCATCCCACCTTTTATCAATATCGGCCAAAGATTTACAGTTGGGGAAGGAGAAGAACTCAAGGCTTTTCACAGTGCCGGTTTTCTTGGATCTGAATTTGGGCCTTTTCTAATCCCAGACCCAAGTTCAGGACTCGAAAGTGTCCGGCCGCCGGTGGGGATGTCTCTTCAGCGCTTTGAAGCAAGGAACCAACTTTATGAAAACCTCATCAAAGAAAGCCCCATGGGAGAATTTGGAAGTGATTACCAAAGAGAATCCCTCAAAAGATCCATGGAGCAAGCCTATATCCTATTGAATTCTCCTGAAGCGCAAGCCTTTGACTTAAGCCAAGAACCCAGGGAAAGTTATGACATCTATAACACCGGGAAATTTGGTTTAGGCTGCCTGCTGGCCAAAAGGCTGGTCAACCAAGGGGCTAGGTTTGTCAGCGTCACCACCGAATATGAACCATTTTTTGGTTGGGACACCCATGACAACGGCCACACCCGGTTGAAAGACATGAAAAAATTAATTGACGCACCCATAGCCCAATTGATCAAAGACCTGGATGAAACGGGTAGATTGGAAAGAACCCTGGTAATTGTAGCCAGTGAATTCAGCAGGGATATGTTGACCGAAGGGCGCCCTGATTTAAAGGTCCAGGATCAGGTGGAAGTGCCTGAAATCATCGAAGACATGAAGAATTATGGCATGCACAGACATTTTACTGACGGCTGTTCTATTCTGATGTTTGGAGGCGGGATCAAAAGGGGCCATGTTTATGGCAAAACAGCCGATGAAAGGCCTTGTAAGACCATAGAAAAACCCATTAAAATCGATAGCATCCACCAGACTATCTACCATGCCTTGGGCATCCCCGCAGATACCCATTTCATGATTGAAAAAAGGCCATTTTATACAACTCCTGATGGACATGGAAAAGTAGAATTTGACCTTCTGAAAACTTAA
- a CDS encoding DUF1549 domain-containing protein: MMAENFWLWQFLGRLHPLVVHFPIALLVFAAFLELFTIGKYPSKWRPGINAILLGGIFSALISAFFGWQLARNENISGDLLDQHQLFGFISATTCLVLLWIWSSVALKNRLEYLKYYRATLFITLIGIIITGHLGASLTHGEDFLSSTLPWSEASSTYPASNFDLADYQSEGGALTPSSELKLIGEIRAILAHNCYKCHSGAKIEGDLRLDTKEFALKGGKSGAVIVAGSPQKSELIRRIKLPQNHKEVMPSKGNPLSKEEVALLSIWVEKGAPWPDNAANPSIYRVADLAPRRPSLPKAVKGLTNPVDLFVYDYFQKKGLPWPEGVDDKTFVRRLYLDMIGLLPDPADLDAFTKDPRPDKSAVLVETLLSRNEDYAMHWLSFWNDHLRNDYTGTGYITNGRFNISDWLYQSLLNNKPYNVFVKELLYPNEKSKGFIEGIRWRGTVNASQRTEMQAAQNVGQVILGLNLKCASCHDSFISDWKLDQAYAFANIFADTTLEISRCEQPTGKMASTKILWEALGEIDSLASRAEKLRQLSENLVQPANGRMYRTIVNRVWKQLMGRGLVEPVDEMDNAPWSQDLLDWLASEFVDSGYDLKGLIYQIASSKIYQSASVGIKSPDLLMAEDYIFTGIARKRITAEQFSDAVSKVIFPMFNEQDLKYNPYQLAKNEQSPPHFVRSSLVANNSFLTALGRPNREIVTTSRDDQASLLQALELTNGERLYEVLQKGAFLWQEKYKNGELIAEEFYQKLLLRKPSQKEKKIAKEALGDQPKPEQIQDFFWAVLLLPEFQIIY; the protein is encoded by the coding sequence ATGATGGCAGAAAATTTCTGGCTTTGGCAATTCCTTGGCAGGCTTCATCCCCTTGTGGTCCATTTTCCTATTGCCCTATTGGTTTTTGCTGCCTTCCTAGAACTGTTTACCATTGGGAAATACCCATCCAAATGGAGACCCGGCATCAATGCCATCCTCCTTGGTGGTATTTTCTCAGCACTTATTTCTGCCTTTTTTGGATGGCAGTTGGCCAGAAACGAAAATATTTCAGGTGATCTCTTAGATCAACACCAGCTTTTTGGATTCATCTCGGCAACCACATGCCTCGTTTTGTTATGGATTTGGAGCAGTGTCGCATTAAAAAATAGGCTGGAATATTTAAAATATTATAGGGCAACTCTTTTCATCACCCTTATCGGGATCATCATCACCGGTCATTTGGGTGCTTCCCTTACCCATGGAGAAGATTTTCTTTCCAGCACTTTACCCTGGAGCGAAGCTTCTTCTACTTATCCGGCCAGTAATTTTGATTTAGCCGATTACCAATCAGAAGGAGGGGCACTTACTCCATCTTCCGAACTTAAATTGATCGGTGAAATAAGGGCCATCCTTGCCCATAACTGCTACAAGTGCCATAGCGGCGCCAAGATTGAAGGGGATTTAAGATTGGATACTAAGGAATTTGCATTAAAAGGTGGAAAGTCGGGAGCAGTAATAGTGGCCGGATCGCCACAAAAAAGTGAGTTGATCAGAAGGATCAAACTCCCCCAAAACCACAAAGAGGTCATGCCTTCCAAAGGTAATCCCTTGAGCAAAGAGGAAGTTGCCCTGCTCAGCATTTGGGTGGAAAAAGGAGCCCCTTGGCCTGATAATGCCGCCAACCCCAGTATATACAGGGTGGCAGACCTAGCTCCACGGAGGCCCTCCCTGCCAAAGGCAGTTAAAGGATTGACAAACCCTGTGGACCTATTTGTCTATGACTATTTTCAGAAAAAAGGATTGCCCTGGCCTGAAGGCGTAGATGATAAGACTTTCGTAAGAAGATTATACCTTGACATGATAGGCCTACTGCCCGATCCGGCAGATTTGGATGCTTTCACAAAGGATCCAAGACCGGACAAGAGCGCTGTTTTGGTAGAGACCTTGCTCAGCAGAAATGAGGATTATGCCATGCATTGGCTAAGCTTTTGGAATGATCATTTGAGAAATGACTACACCGGTACCGGTTATATCACAAATGGAAGGTTCAATATCTCTGATTGGTTGTACCAGTCCCTTTTGAACAACAAACCTTACAATGTTTTTGTCAAAGAATTACTTTATCCAAATGAAAAATCCAAAGGCTTTATTGAAGGCATCCGTTGGAGGGGAACTGTGAATGCAAGCCAAAGAACCGAAATGCAGGCTGCTCAAAATGTTGGACAGGTGATTTTGGGCTTAAACCTCAAATGTGCCTCTTGCCATGACAGCTTTATTTCAGATTGGAAATTGGATCAGGCTTATGCCTTTGCCAACATTTTTGCGGACACTACATTGGAAATCAGCCGATGTGAACAGCCAACCGGAAAAATGGCCTCCACAAAAATCCTATGGGAAGCATTGGGGGAAATTGACAGTTTGGCCAGCAGAGCCGAGAAACTCCGGCAACTTTCGGAAAATTTGGTGCAGCCTGCCAACGGAAGGATGTACCGGACGATTGTCAACCGGGTCTGGAAACAGCTAATGGGCAGAGGATTGGTAGAACCTGTGGATGAAATGGACAATGCCCCCTGGAGCCAGGATTTACTGGATTGGCTTGCTTCTGAATTTGTAGACTCAGGCTATGACCTGAAGGGACTAATTTACCAGATTGCCAGCTCTAAAATCTATCAATCTGCTTCAGTGGGAATTAAAAGCCCGGATTTATTGATGGCTGAGGATTACATCTTCACAGGCATCGCCCGAAAGAGAATAACAGCAGAACAGTTTTCCGATGCAGTAAGTAAGGTCATATTTCCTATGTTCAATGAACAGGATCTAAAATACAATCCTTACCAATTGGCTAAAAATGAACAATCCCCTCCCCATTTTGTCAGGTCATCCTTGGTGGCAAATAACAGTTTCCTCACTGCATTGGGAAGACCTAACAGAGAAATTGTGACCACATCCAGGGATGATCAGGCCAGCCTTCTTCAAGCCCTGGAACTGACCAATGGTGAAAGGCTTTATGAGGTACTTCAAAAAGGTGCCTTCCTATGGCAGGAGAAATACAAAAACGGGGAATTGATCGCTGAGGAATTTTATCAAAAACTTCTGCTTAGAAAACCCAGCCAAAAAGAAAAGAAAATTGCAAAAGAGGCTTTGGGTGACCAACCAAAGCCAGAACAAATTCAGGATTTTTTTTGGGCGGTATTGTTACTTCCTGAATTTCAGATAATTTACTAG
- a CDS encoding PVC-type heme-binding CxxCH protein has translation MHVRYPDSLLYIRNMCDGGNTPGFRPHSGRVSPWAFPGAEEFQTEFANFSDSQGHFETPDEWLYRHKADIILAFFGFNESFQGEEGLENYKAELDAFIRHTLQQNYNGNTPPQLAIISPIAFEDLSDIKDLPNGEKENKNLELYTLAMKEVAGKHKVLFVDAFTPSKKWYASSAEPLTIDGSQLNEQGYQKLAVLLADQVFGKTKAKAAQHRDLIHEMVMEKNWMWHNDYKIPNGVHVYGRRYKPFGPDNYPYELEKIRQMTAIRDEAIWKASKGERMDLAEADKNTIDIPPVETNFNPQQNGSLTYLYGQDALDQLKVPEGYKIELFASEVEFPDLANPVQMSFDNKGRLWVATCPSYPHYKPGNAKPNDKIIILEDTNGDGKADKQIVFADGLHLPMGFEIAPEGVYVSQGTHLKILIDTNGDDRADKVEVLLSGFDDHDTHHVISAFAADPSGAIYMAEGVFLHSNVETSYGPVRATNGGFFRYNPSRHHLERTAQLAVPNPWGIAFDEYGQNFFAETSGPDVMWMMPGTVLPRYGEATHKSYNLIEEAHRVRPTSGLEFVSSRHFPDEVQGDLLINNTIGFLGMKQHAIEDDGTGYKTRHRLDLVKGNDRNFRPVDMEFAPDGSLYFIDWHNVLIGHMQHNARDPLRDHVHGRVYRITYPSRPLVQPAKIHGASIPELLDNLKLPELRTRYRTRRELRGRDANQVLKAINTWTASLDKNEPKYEAYLLEALWVSWGLNKVDQSLLRQLLQAEDFRVRAAAVRVLRYTGHQVRDQAELLMQAARDHHGRVRLEAITAASWLPKEKGLPILAEAEKMPLDKWMVHAHEAAVAHINGISVREKKEEEVKSNLTGADLELYLMGKEIYNRDGFCVTCHQPDGRGLSASQFPPIVGTPWVLGSEERLIKLVLKGLLGPMEVLGREYPGQVPMTPYEGMLNDNEIAAVLTYVRNSFGNQAPAIRPEKVKEIRAAVADKKGFYSPAELLKIHPMEK, from the coding sequence ATGCATGTTCGCTACCCAGATAGTTTGCTATACATTCGCAACATGTGTGACGGTGGCAATACGCCAGGTTTCAGGCCGCATTCAGGAAGGGTATCTCCCTGGGCTTTTCCCGGTGCTGAAGAATTTCAGACGGAATTTGCCAATTTTTCAGACAGCCAGGGGCATTTTGAAACTCCTGATGAGTGGTTGTACAGGCATAAGGCCGATATCATTCTGGCTTTTTTCGGATTCAATGAGTCTTTCCAAGGTGAGGAGGGACTTGAAAATTATAAAGCCGAGCTGGATGCTTTTATCAGGCATACTTTGCAACAAAATTACAACGGAAATACACCGCCCCAATTGGCCATTATTTCACCTATAGCATTCGAGGATTTATCTGATATTAAGGATTTACCGAATGGGGAAAAGGAAAATAAAAACCTGGAGTTGTATACTTTGGCCATGAAGGAGGTCGCAGGGAAACATAAGGTTCTTTTTGTTGATGCATTTACCCCTTCAAAAAAATGGTATGCTTCCAGCGCGGAACCTTTAACCATTGATGGTTCCCAACTGAATGAGCAGGGTTACCAAAAATTGGCGGTTTTGTTGGCAGATCAGGTGTTTGGTAAAACTAAAGCCAAGGCGGCCCAGCATAGGGACCTGATCCATGAGATGGTAATGGAGAAAAACTGGATGTGGCATAATGATTATAAGATTCCCAATGGGGTCCATGTATATGGGAGAAGGTATAAACCGTTTGGTCCGGATAATTATCCCTACGAACTTGAAAAAATAAGACAAATGACGGCCATCAGGGATGAGGCCATCTGGAAGGCATCAAAGGGGGAAAGGATGGACCTCGCAGAGGCTGACAAAAACACGATTGACATACCTCCTGTAGAGACCAATTTCAATCCCCAACAAAATGGCAGTTTGACTTATTTGTATGGACAGGATGCCTTGGATCAACTAAAGGTACCGGAGGGGTATAAAATAGAGTTATTTGCCTCTGAAGTGGAATTTCCGGATTTGGCCAATCCGGTTCAGATGAGTTTTGACAATAAAGGCAGGTTATGGGTTGCCACATGTCCCAGCTACCCCCACTACAAACCCGGTAATGCCAAGCCCAATGACAAAATCATCATTCTGGAAGATACTAATGGGGACGGGAAAGCGGATAAGCAAATTGTATTTGCTGATGGGCTTCATCTTCCTATGGGATTTGAGATAGCACCGGAAGGGGTTTATGTTTCCCAAGGTACCCATCTGAAAATTCTAATAGATACCAATGGAGATGACAGGGCGGATAAGGTGGAAGTTTTGCTCAGTGGTTTTGATGACCATGATACACACCATGTGATTTCTGCTTTTGCCGCTGATCCCTCCGGGGCAATTTATATGGCGGAAGGGGTTTTTCTTCACTCCAATGTAGAGACATCTTATGGGCCGGTTCGTGCCACCAATGGAGGGTTTTTCCGGTATAATCCTTCCAGGCACCATTTGGAAAGGACCGCACAATTGGCCGTTCCAAATCCCTGGGGGATTGCATTTGACGAATATGGGCAGAATTTCTTTGCAGAGACTTCGGGACCGGATGTGATGTGGATGATGCCGGGAACAGTTTTGCCCAGGTATGGTGAAGCTACCCATAAATCCTACAATTTGATTGAGGAAGCCCATAGGGTAAGACCAACATCAGGGTTGGAATTTGTCTCGAGCAGGCATTTTCCTGATGAAGTCCAAGGTGATCTTTTGATCAATAATACCATTGGTTTTTTAGGCATGAAGCAACATGCCATTGAGGATGATGGGACCGGTTACAAAACCCGTCACCGATTGGATTTGGTAAAGGGAAATGACAGGAACTTCCGCCCGGTGGATATGGAGTTTGCACCTGATGGTTCGCTCTATTTTATCGATTGGCACAACGTGCTGATAGGCCATATGCAGCACAATGCAAGGGATCCGCTAAGGGACCATGTTCATGGAAGGGTCTATCGCATTACCTATCCTTCCAGACCATTGGTGCAGCCTGCCAAAATACATGGCGCCAGTATTCCGGAACTTTTGGACAATTTGAAATTGCCTGAATTAAGGACAAGGTATAGGACAAGAAGAGAATTAAGGGGTCGGGATGCCAATCAGGTTTTGAAAGCCATTAATACCTGGACCGCCTCTTTGGATAAAAATGAGCCTAAATATGAAGCCTATCTTTTGGAAGCTTTATGGGTAAGCTGGGGATTAAATAAAGTGGACCAGTCTTTACTTAGGCAATTGCTTCAGGCTGAGGATTTCAGGGTCCGTGCGGCAGCGGTCAGGGTTTTGAGGTACACAGGTCATCAGGTCAGGGATCAGGCAGAGCTTTTGATGCAGGCAGCAAGGGATCATCATGGCAGGGTGAGATTGGAAGCCATTACTGCAGCATCATGGCTTCCTAAAGAAAAGGGTTTACCGATTTTAGCAGAAGCAGAGAAAATGCCCCTGGACAAGTGGATGGTGCATGCCCATGAAGCTGCAGTAGCCCATATCAATGGAATTTCGGTAAGAGAAAAAAAAGAAGAGGAGGTTAAATCTAATTTAACAGGCGCAGACTTGGAGTTGTATCTTATGGGAAAGGAAATTTATAATAGGGACGGTTTTTGTGTTACTTGCCATCAGCCTGATGGAAGAGGTCTTTCGGCTTCCCAATTTCCACCGATTGTTGGTACCCCTTGGGTTTTGGGAAGCGAAGAAAGGTTGATCAAATTGGTCTTGAAAGGGCTTTTGGGCCCTATGGAGGTGTTGGGAAGGGAATATCCCGGACAGGTCCCCATGACCCCCTATGAAGGCATGCTCAACGACAATGAAATTGCCGCAGTGCTTACTTATGTGAGAAATTCTTTTGGAAATCAAGCTCCAGCCATAAGACCGGAAAAAGTTAAGGAAATCAGGGCTGCTGTTGCTGACAAGAAAGGCTTTTATTCCCCAGCAGAATTATTGAAAATACATCCTATGGAAAAATAA